From one Bacteroidales bacterium genomic stretch:
- a CDS encoding carbohydrate binding family 9 domain-containing protein, protein MGRLLVLATLLLTSMHGRLCAQRSMVAHPMESAIVIDGIHEPEKWRGADSASGFVQMAPLPGEPSSQTTIAHIGYDSINLYISALLYQETAVLAKVMNRDILTKGDDCFVLVIYPYNDNRSGYGFWTNPLGTQTDFRINDDGKSIDVNWDAEWKTASTKSEWGWTLEMSIPFRSLRFKPGNDTWGLNFSRIYLANLETTYWSGTLSDDFRVSQGGKAHRDQNSILCE, encoded by the coding sequence ATGGGGCGCCTTCTTGTACTTGCAACACTCTTACTTACCAGCATGCATGGCAGACTTTGCGCACAGCGCTCCATGGTTGCCCATCCCATGGAGTCGGCCATCGTCATTGATGGGATTCATGAACCTGAAAAATGGAGAGGGGCCGATTCTGCAAGCGGTTTTGTGCAAATGGCGCCTCTGCCCGGGGAGCCCTCTTCGCAAACAACGATAGCACATATCGGATATGACAGCATTAATTTATACATCAGTGCACTCCTGTACCAGGAGACGGCAGTACTGGCAAAGGTGATGAACCGGGATATTCTCACAAAGGGAGATGACTGTTTTGTCCTGGTGATTTATCCATATAACGACAATCGCTCGGGATATGGATTCTGGACCAATCCACTGGGAACACAGACCGACTTCAGAATTAACGACGATGGAAAGAGCATTGATGTGAATTGGGATGCGGAGTGGAAGACTGCATCCACAAAGTCCGAATGGGGCTGGACCCTGGAGATGTCTATTCCATTTAGAAGTCTGCGCTTTAAACCGGGAAACGATACCTGGGGACTTAACTTTAGCAGGATATACCTCGCCAATCTGGAGACTACTTACTGGTCGGGCACACTAAGTGATGATTTTAGAGTTTCGCAGGGGGGGAAAGCTCACAGGGATCAGAATTCCATCCTCTGCGAGTAA
- a CDS encoding DUF5916 domain-containing protein has product MILEFRRGGKLTGIRIPSSASKLSLYPYATIRYENNEFTGVNKRVRPDAGGDIKWQISPNLTADATIIHDFATVEADQERINLTRYELNYPEKRLFFQEGNEMYGTRIRTFYSRRIQDIMYGGKLNGKAGKYNFNAMNVRSLQMDEEDEAPSFFTTARVKRDFLGSSSLGLSLVDKRNDSSYVSSISGNYVLNLGETWKLTGQFVAIVPGDLLSHSAWFMRFAKENNFYHMHVRYTEMGEHFRENINQAGYVVDDDRREVDSDLSYRWWIRNKVFRYMEFETRNNVFWARTSGVLRSWNINESVVFYFQNRFSLTYLYNNEYKLFEKDYYNHRHTFSLGYNTAEWSHAFAEYSFGHNFDRDFQRYSLGGRMKITYKMALEYGGDLIRFTPDEDHMSTLINVLSVDYNFTSDLWIKLFAQNSTGNSKIYIYGLAGWRFNPPFGAVYLIYSRDQEAGIMSDLAQADAFFLKFTLPITVFR; this is encoded by the coding sequence ATGATTTTAGAGTTTCGCAGGGGGGGAAAGCTCACAGGGATCAGAATTCCATCCTCTGCGAGTAAGCTTTCCCTTTATCCCTATGCAACCATTCGCTATGAAAACAATGAATTTACCGGAGTAAACAAAAGGGTAAGACCGGATGCCGGTGGAGATATTAAATGGCAGATATCCCCCAATTTAACAGCCGATGCTACTATAATTCATGATTTCGCCACTGTGGAAGCAGATCAGGAAAGGATAAATTTGACCCGCTATGAGTTGAATTACCCCGAAAAGCGACTCTTCTTTCAGGAAGGGAACGAGATGTATGGAACCCGGATCAGAACCTTCTATTCCAGGCGCATACAGGATATTATGTACGGAGGCAAGCTAAACGGAAAAGCCGGCAAATATAATTTCAATGCCATGAATGTGCGTTCGTTGCAGATGGACGAGGAGGATGAGGCCCCCTCATTTTTTACCACTGCCAGGGTTAAGCGGGATTTTCTGGGATCAAGCTCCCTTGGTCTCTCCTTGGTGGATAAACGCAATGATTCCAGCTATGTAAGCTCCATAAGCGGGAACTATGTGCTAAACCTGGGTGAGACATGGAAGCTCACCGGACAGTTTGTGGCCATTGTTCCCGGTGATCTGCTTTCGCATTCCGCCTGGTTCATGCGCTTTGCCAAAGAGAATAACTTCTACCACATGCATGTCCGCTATACAGAGATGGGTGAGCACTTCAGGGAGAATATCAACCAGGCTGGATATGTAGTGGATGACGACCGCAGGGAGGTGGACAGCGATCTGAGTTACCGATGGTGGATCCGGAACAAAGTATTCCGCTATATGGAGTTTGAAACCAGGAACAATGTGTTCTGGGCGAGAACTAGCGGGGTGCTCAGAAGCTGGAATATTAACGAATCGGTGGTATTCTACTTCCAAAACCGATTTTCATTAACCTATCTGTACAACAACGAATACAAGCTGTTCGAGAAAGACTACTACAACCATCGACATACCTTTAGCCTGGGTTATAATACAGCTGAATGGAGTCATGCCTTTGCCGAATATTCCTTTGGCCACAATTTTGACCGTGATTTTCAACGGTATTCCCTGGGCGGAAGAATGAAAATCACGTATAAGATGGCTTTGGAGTATGGTGGTGACCTGATCAGGTTCACACCCGATGAAGACCATATGTCTACACTTATCAATGTGCTTTCAGTCGACTATAACTTTACGAGCGATCTCTGGATCAAGTTGTTTGCGCAAAACAGCACCGGAAACAGCAAGATATATATTTATGGACTGGCCGGATGGCGATTCAATCCTCCATTCGGAGCTGTATACCTGATCTACTCTCGTGACCAGGAGGCCGGGATCATGAGCGACCTGGCACAAGCCGATGCCTTTTTTCTGAAGTTCACACTTCCGATTACTGTATTTCGGTAA
- a CDS encoding C-GCAxxG-C-C family protein, giving the protein MKRSQYAEELFLSGFNCAQSVLLSFADDLKYSKELAQKIAAGFGGGMGKQQETCGAVTGAIMVLGMLKGEEVNNNEELKAAAYGSVKELHSDFFAEYKTTQCRELIGCDLNTPEGSRKFREEKIMENVCAGCIKKAVEIVENLTA; this is encoded by the coding sequence ATGAAGCGCTCGCAGTATGCTGAAGAACTGTTTCTCTCCGGATTCAATTGTGCCCAATCGGTCCTGTTGTCCTTTGCGGATGACCTGAAATACAGCAAAGAACTGGCCCAGAAAATTGCCGCAGGGTTCGGAGGCGGAATGGGCAAACAGCAGGAGACCTGCGGGGCAGTGACCGGCGCCATCATGGTACTTGGCATGCTGAAGGGAGAAGAGGTGAATAATAACGAGGAATTGAAGGCCGCTGCCTATGGAAGTGTCAAGGAGCTGCATAGCGACTTTTTTGCGGAATATAAAACCACGCAGTGCAGGGAACTGATCGGCTGTGACCTGAATACTCCAGAGGGATCCCGGAAATTCAGGGAAGAGAAGATCATGGAGAATGTTTGTGCCGGATGTATAAAAAAGGCGGTGGAGATTGTGGAAAACCTCACCGCCTGA
- a CDS encoding aminotransferase class IV — protein sequence MSRYIETIQLSQGTLMNLEFHQERFERTRTEALGLKVHPRLAEVLQVPRGLEQNTYKCRVIYEKEVLRIEYEAYHPHLVRSLRMVHSDSIQYPYKYENRSALEKLFRQRRDCDDILIVKNECITDSFYANVVFWDGKRWATSDTPLLPGTMRASLIKSGLIVESRITRGDLSGYRKLKLINAMNDLENAVEIPIDSIY from the coding sequence ATGTCCCGGTATATTGAAACCATACAGCTTTCTCAAGGTACACTGATGAATCTGGAATTCCATCAGGAACGCTTTGAACGGACCCGGACCGAAGCACTTGGTTTGAAGGTGCATCCCCGGCTTGCCGAAGTTCTCCAGGTCCCGCGGGGACTGGAACAGAATACATATAAATGCCGGGTAATTTATGAGAAAGAGGTCCTGCGCATTGAATATGAAGCCTATCACCCACATCTGGTTCGCTCGCTCAGAATGGTTCATTCAGATTCCATCCAGTATCCATACAAATATGAGAACCGCTCGGCACTGGAAAAGCTGTTCAGGCAACGCAGGGATTGCGATGATATCCTGATTGTTAAAAATGAATGCATCACGGACAGCTTTTATGCCAATGTGGTTTTCTGGGACGGAAAGCGATGGGCGACTTCCGACACGCCCCTGTTGCCAGGAACCATGCGAGCCTCCCTGATAAAATCGGGATTGATCGTGGAAAGCAGGATCACCCGCGGGGACCTTTCCGGGTACCGGAAACTGAAATTGATCAATGCCATGAATGATCTTGAAAATGCTGTTGAAATCCCGATAGATTCAATATATTAG
- a CDS encoding aminodeoxychorismate synthase component I, with product MEVLNRHTTIGKINELAGRELPFVFLISFSGEENLVCTPEEAASNGFFLEMPGMVNHSLKSIRGSDIRLTLTPPDPQQYHQAFEQVMKDILYGNSFLLNLTMPTAVECNYSLSEIFTNSRAPYKLYLENKLVVFSPERFIRILDRKISSNPMKGTMDAGIPGAYKLLASDPKEDAEHHTIVDLIRNDLSTVASQVRVKRFKYIEKLKTHRGELLQMSSEVTGRLPENFKRNLGDILFRLLPAGSICGAPKKKTLEIIRKIETYERGYYTGVFGYFDGSKLDTAVAIRYMEKQGEKLVFKSGGGITHQSSWEQEYDEMLKKVYVPVY from the coding sequence ATGGAAGTTCTTAACCGTCATACAACCATCGGGAAAATCAACGAATTAGCAGGCAGGGAACTTCCTTTTGTGTTCCTGATCAGCTTCAGCGGAGAAGAGAACCTGGTCTGTACTCCGGAAGAAGCTGCCAGCAATGGATTCTTCCTGGAAATGCCGGGGATGGTGAATCATTCCCTGAAAAGTATCCGTGGATCTGACATACGACTGACTTTGACCCCACCCGATCCGCAACAGTACCATCAGGCCTTTGAACAGGTCATGAAGGATATCCTCTATGGAAACTCCTTTCTCCTGAACCTGACCATGCCCACAGCAGTGGAATGCAACTACTCCCTGTCTGAAATATTCACGAACAGCAGGGCCCCCTATAAACTTTACCTGGAGAATAAACTGGTGGTATTCAGTCCCGAACGTTTTATCAGGATCCTGGACAGGAAGATCTCTTCCAACCCCATGAAAGGCACCATGGATGCCGGGATCCCAGGCGCGTACAAACTGCTGGCCTCCGATCCCAAGGAAGATGCTGAACACCATACCATTGTGGATCTGATCCGGAACGATCTGAGTACCGTAGCCAGCCAGGTCAGAGTTAAGCGCTTCAAATACATTGAAAAACTGAAGACTCACCGGGGAGAGCTTCTGCAGATGAGTTCTGAGGTCACCGGCCGCCTTCCCGAAAATTTTAAAAGGAATTTGGGAGATATTCTTTTTCGCCTGCTTCCTGCCGGATCCATCTGCGGGGCTCCTAAAAAGAAGACCCTGGAGATCATCCGGAAGATTGAGACTTATGAAAGAGGTTATTATACCGGGGTTTTTGGCTATTTTGACGGCAGTAAGCTGGATACAGCAGTCGCCATCCGGTATATGGAGAAACAGGGAGAAAAACTGGTGTTTAAAAGCGGAGGGGGAATCACCCATCAAAGTTCCTGGGAGCAGGAGTATGATGAAATGCTAAAGAAAGTATATGTCCCGGTATATTGA
- a CDS encoding Na/Pi symporter, whose product MNRILIYIVCVFLLAGSLRAQDTTFIHEELWFPPLTLSAVNSSPGVLSGICGTTLSSPIEVLVSDASGQPVQGIQVEFRLLAQPEESENPMLSPMLVITDSSGRARTKLTLGSKPGSYQISARIAEGFPDNEVFFTAKAARKNWVLILLISLFGGLGLFLFGMHSMSEGMQQSAGERLRSILENVTRNRIVGAGIGTFVTTIIQSSSATSVMLVSFVNAGLLQFRQSIPVLLGGAIGTTITAQLIAFKITEYSLLLVAVGFFIQAFSKKERFRAVGYSLFGFGLLFFGLEIMSGAMAPLRDFAPFIDLLLRLESPLPGILVGALFTAIIQSSSAFIGIMIVLASQGLISLDACIPLLLGSNLGTPVTALLASMRADKEAKKVALAFILIKLISVLIFAGWTVRLGHLLEQLTPEAPLPRLIANAHTLINGGLMLVILPFTPQVARFVDWIAGREKEEGKNAFRTLYLDPGMISTPSLALNLAKQEIIRMGMIVRTMFSLIQLPFLEKDASKLGELYVHEQEVNFLADAIKSYFLKIKRESMNNKQQKETFRLLYSLNEFEKIADIISGNLATRAEKWCLKDYDFSDQGKKELRVFHEKIEKQLKRSLMVFEEANLQTAAKMKAKHKEYRALSRELEKQHYDRILEGMAESIESSKTHLEILALYSTIDSHATSIARNALEWEQ is encoded by the coding sequence TTGAACAGAATTCTGATATATATCGTTTGCGTTTTTCTGCTGGCAGGCTCCCTCCGGGCTCAGGACACCACCTTCATTCATGAAGAATTATGGTTTCCTCCCCTGACACTCTCTGCCGTAAATTCCTCCCCGGGGGTATTATCAGGAATCTGCGGGACTACGCTAAGCTCTCCAATTGAGGTCCTGGTTTCGGATGCCTCGGGTCAACCGGTTCAGGGCATACAGGTAGAATTTCGTCTTTTGGCACAGCCGGAGGAGAGTGAGAATCCAATGCTCAGTCCCATGCTGGTTATCACGGACTCCTCCGGCCGGGCCAGGACGAAACTTACCCTGGGTTCGAAACCGGGCAGCTATCAAATCTCCGCCAGGATCGCCGAGGGATTCCCCGATAATGAAGTTTTCTTCACGGCCAAAGCCGCCCGGAAAAACTGGGTTTTAATACTGCTGATCAGCTTGTTCGGAGGCCTGGGGTTATTCCTTTTCGGGATGCACTCCATGAGTGAGGGAATGCAGCAATCGGCCGGTGAACGATTGCGTTCGATCCTGGAAAATGTCACCCGGAACAGGATCGTGGGCGCGGGCATCGGCACCTTTGTTACGACCATTATTCAGAGCAGCAGTGCAACATCGGTTATGCTGGTAAGCTTTGTAAATGCCGGGTTGCTTCAGTTCAGGCAAAGCATTCCGGTGCTGCTTGGTGGGGCCATTGGCACTACCATCACCGCTCAGCTGATCGCCTTTAAAATCACCGAATACAGTCTGCTGCTTGTGGCCGTGGGATTTTTTATTCAGGCATTTTCGAAAAAAGAGAGATTCAGGGCAGTGGGATACTCGCTCTTTGGATTCGGACTCCTGTTTTTCGGCTTGGAGATCATGTCCGGTGCCATGGCTCCGCTCAGGGACTTTGCTCCCTTTATCGATTTGCTGCTCCGGCTGGAGAGCCCTTTGCCTGGCATCCTGGTGGGGGCCCTGTTCACGGCCATTATCCAGAGTAGCAGCGCATTTATCGGAATTATGATTGTGCTGGCATCACAGGGCCTGATCTCACTGGATGCCTGCATTCCACTCCTCCTTGGTTCCAACCTGGGCACGCCGGTCACAGCTCTGCTGGCCAGCATGAGAGCGGATAAGGAGGCAAAAAAAGTGGCACTGGCTTTCATTTTAATTAAACTGATCTCCGTGCTCATCTTTGCGGGATGGACCGTACGCCTGGGTCACCTCCTGGAACAGCTGACTCCGGAAGCCCCCCTGCCACGGCTGATTGCCAATGCACACACCCTGATCAACGGGGGTCTGATGCTGGTGATTCTCCCCTTTACTCCGCAGGTCGCCCGATTCGTGGACTGGATTGCTGGCAGGGAGAAGGAGGAGGGCAAAAATGCCTTCCGCACCCTGTACCTGGATCCGGGCATGATCTCGACCCCCTCCCTGGCCCTTAATCTGGCCAAACAGGAGATCATCCGGATGGGAATGATAGTCCGGACCATGTTTTCCCTGATTCAACTCCCCTTTCTGGAAAAGGATGCCTCTAAACTGGGCGAGCTATATGTTCACGAGCAGGAGGTAAATTTCCTGGCCGATGCCATCAAATCCTATTTTTTAAAAATTAAAAGGGAGTCCATGAACAACAAACAACAAAAAGAGACCTTCCGGCTCTTGTACTCTCTCAATGAATTTGAGAAAATCGCAGATATCATTTCCGGAAACCTGGCCACCCGGGCCGAAAAATGGTGCTTAAAGGATTATGATTTCTCCGACCAGGGCAAAAAAGAGCTCCGTGTATTTCATGAAAAGATTGAGAAGCAGCTGAAGCGCTCTCTGATGGTGTTTGAGGAGGCGAATCTACAGACTGCCGCAAAAATGAAGGCCAAGCACAAGGAGTACCGGGCCCTCTCCAGAGAGCTGGAAAAACAGCACTACGACCGCATTTTGGAAGGCATGGCCGAATCCATTGAAAGTAGCAAGACCCACCTGGAGATCCTGGCGCTCTATTCCACCATTGACAGTCATGCCACCAGCATTGCCCGGAATGCTCTGGAATGGGAGCAGTAG
- a CDS encoding MotA/TolQ/ExbB proton channel family protein, translating into MKEWFIMGGSLFMSILTILLVIIVAVSVYFVLSISSGKAVSKEGFRYQLKYVKSLGLFTMITGILGQLIGLFSAFTAIEEAADVSPAMLAGGLKVSMITSLTGIIIYLISILIWFLLDLWYQKKLVS; encoded by the coding sequence ATGAAAGAATGGTTTATTATGGGTGGTTCTCTGTTTATGAGTATTCTCACCATTTTATTGGTTATTATCGTGGCCGTTTCTGTCTATTTCGTCCTTTCAATTTCCAGCGGAAAGGCAGTGAGCAAAGAAGGTTTCAGGTACCAGCTGAAGTATGTAAAATCCCTCGGTTTGTTTACCATGATCACAGGCATCCTGGGACAGTTGATCGGCCTCTTTTCTGCTTTTACCGCCATCGAGGAAGCCGCAGATGTTTCCCCGGCCATGCTGGCGGGCGGACTGAAAGTTTCTATGATCACTTCTCTTACAGGTATAATTATCTACCTGATATCAATTCTCATCTGGTTCTTACTCGACCTCTGGTATCAAAAAAAGCTGGTCTCGTGA
- a CDS encoding LytTR family DNA-binding domain-containing protein, whose product MKTWHHILFWIFVYTSLTLVFTRWTHVIVEAFFFVSLLMPVIIATSYFFNYFLVPRYLFKRRFFLFGLYTFYMLVVSLCLEMQASILTVLLVAYYNINENGMLITDVFIMAGTLYLVVLVMSFILLIKHYLMDQKAIAELEKKQKQLDQGYFTVRSNRQTAQVKYGDLLYLESLGDYIEFHLANGTSISSKEKISFMEKNLPEGFLRIHRSFIVNQSKISSFSREFVVVGDKELPISRSYKQKVLIRLNGN is encoded by the coding sequence ATGAAAACCTGGCATCACATATTATTCTGGATTTTTGTTTACACCTCCCTTACCCTGGTTTTTACCAGGTGGACCCATGTGATCGTGGAGGCATTCTTTTTTGTTTCCCTGTTAATGCCCGTCATTATTGCCACCTCCTATTTCTTTAACTATTTCCTGGTTCCCCGTTACCTGTTTAAACGAAGATTCTTCCTGTTCGGTCTTTATACCTTTTATATGCTGGTGGTTTCACTCTGCCTGGAAATGCAGGCAAGTATCCTGACCGTTTTACTGGTAGCGTATTACAATATTAATGAGAACGGCATGCTTATTACAGATGTATTTATCATGGCCGGAACTCTCTATCTGGTCGTACTGGTGATGTCTTTTATCCTGCTGATCAAACACTACCTGATGGATCAAAAAGCGATTGCAGAACTTGAAAAAAAACAAAAACAACTGGACCAGGGTTATTTCACAGTCCGATCAAACCGGCAGACCGCCCAAGTGAAATATGGGGACCTGCTCTACCTGGAAAGCCTGGGGGATTATATTGAATTTCATCTGGCAAACGGGACCAGCATCTCTTCCAAAGAGAAGATCAGTTTTATGGAAAAAAACCTGCCTGAGGGATTTCTCAGGATCCACCGCTCCTTTATTGTTAATCAGTCAAAAATCTCTTCCTTTTCCAGAGAGTTTGTAGTAGTGGGGGATAAGGAGCTGCCTATCAGCCGCAGTTACAAGCAAAAGGTGCTGATCAGGCTGAACGGGAATTAA
- a CDS encoding 2-oxo acid dehydrogenase subunit E2, whose amino-acid sequence MIKDKGYKSLPLTCNRRAVIASATVTKEKNTIHSFSEVDITEPRKKITRQFEKTGKKLSLTAYIVSCLAQTIKEYPEFNSFIKGRKLIVLEDITISVLVERDIQGEKVPEPIGIKRAQEKSPNQIQTEIKTAKEQISDKLGSLSGKTWLNLIPTFLLKTFIRIADKNIRMSKSYGKVAVTSVGMFSKEAVWFIPHGSATVLITVGSIGSKVVEINRKFVSREHLCLTASFDHAIIDGAPASRFMNKLLETIKSGHLINDKTD is encoded by the coding sequence ATGATTAAAGATAAGGGATATAAAAGTTTGCCATTAACATGTAACAGACGAGCAGTAATTGCATCTGCAACTGTTACGAAAGAGAAAAATACAATCCATAGTTTCTCGGAGGTTGATATTACAGAACCTCGAAAAAAAATAACAAGGCAATTTGAAAAGACTGGAAAAAAACTGTCACTAACGGCATATATTGTATCCTGCTTAGCTCAGACAATAAAAGAATATCCCGAATTTAATTCTTTTATTAAAGGTCGTAAACTTATTGTACTTGAAGATATTACCATTAGTGTTTTAGTCGAACGAGATATACAAGGAGAAAAAGTCCCCGAACCGATAGGAATAAAAAGAGCACAGGAAAAATCACCTAATCAAATTCAGACAGAAATAAAGACAGCAAAAGAACAGATAAGTGATAAGCTTGGAAGTTTATCTGGGAAGACTTGGCTTAATCTAATACCGACTTTTTTATTAAAAACATTTATTAGGATTGCTGATAAAAATATAAGAATGTCAAAAAGTTATGGTAAAGTCGCCGTGACTTCTGTTGGAATGTTTAGTAAAGAAGCTGTATGGTTTATACCGCATGGAAGTGCAACAGTACTAATAACTGTGGGGAGTATTGGAAGCAAAGTTGTGGAGATAAATAGGAAATTTGTTTCAAGAGAGCATCTTTGTTTGACCGCATCATTTGACCATGCTATTATAGATGGTGCACCTGCGTCTCGATTTATGAATAAATTGCTTGAAACTATAAAAAGTGGACATTTGATAAATGACAAAACAGATTAA